ATGACGTTGGCCACATTCTGGAAGTCTATGCCCCGAGACACGCCATACTCCTGATCCTTACTCCTGCAAACAGAacagacattacatttacattttacatttagtcatttagcagacgcttttatccaaagcgacttacatatgtgcgacttacaatgtatacacattttacatttacactgatggcacactgcacatcaggagcaattaggggttcagtgtcttgctcaaggacgcttcgacagggaacaGACAAACTCACTTTCCAACACATTCCCCTGCCCCATTAAAACCATGCTCGAATAAGAATTATATTTAGAACATGACATCATACAAGATTCCCAATACCCAATTCAGAATCCTGAGGCCTGCATTCAATTCGTATAGTGTGGTGCTGGCTTGATAAAGGAGCTCTAGATACTGCATTGCCACATGTTTACTATGATGGGAGTAAACAAGTTATATTTGTTTCTTTGGCAGAAACTTAAAGTTGTCCATAAGCAATGCACAACACCTATTGCCATTTCATGTTAAAGTATTATTTTCCATTCACTTACTGTCCTCCCTTCCCAGtagctttcttcttcttcttcttgtcctttTCCGCCTCCTTCTTCACTGGTGTTGTGGGATTCTCCAGGCCCTGCTCGTCTGTGGCGATGATGTAGTCATAGAACCCCTGATTGAACTGACTGATGATGTGACACCTGAACAAGACAGTGTTGAAATCAATTATATGAACATGTGTCAAAAATTCTGCAAAAATGAAAGCTAAAAATCAGTCTGAGGTTAAATGCTCATCAGCATTACGGCACAACAACAATAGTTGAATGATGAGCTCCCCAACCTGGTAAAGTTGGAACTTTAAATGGACCTGGCAAGGAACCTCTGAAAATTGGAAGTTCGGCTTAACAGCACCAACCCAACAATATACCACCTCCACTTCTTCTTAAACTTTTTCATATTTGTTTCATTAAAGCACATCTCACTAATTAATGCCACAGCAGTGAGAGGAGGCACTCTCAACACATGCATGCCATGCATCATACCACTAGGATTGTAGTAAAGTGTTTTTATGGTTCTACGACTTCGTTACTCCGTagtcacgcagttgcctcgacggactggttttcatttatggttctccgacggttgtgggtgttgtaaagcatttaaaaaaaaaaagagagatggtggCAGACCGAATTCTGTAGATTGTCGTATTTGTACAAAAAAGTtgtctgtttgacttttttttgcttagattttgtaaaagttacagagaaatatacACAGTGCAATGTATTTGCGAGGGGTCTGagacagctatctaatgttggcatactactacccataaaggtaaacagcgatgtattgacggattgacagagtcggatagttaaaaaatttgggaggtgcacgtcaggccacggagaggtgctcggagagggtttgcaacgtcggagagggctctccgtgtctccgaaaacggacgaccataaattgtaCTTTAGATTTCTTTGCTTTggcacaaactcaaacaccaAATACAACATTCATGACTTTATCCATAGGTACTGCTTAGTATCGCATCAAATTTTCAAACACAGTATGCATTTTTGTATTCATGCACAAGCaaaccacacaaacgcacacacacacacacacacttacctggaGTGCACAGGAAGCTCGGAGTTGAGCACGCAGGCCGGTATGCTGAACTGCTCGAGGAAGAGCTTGAGGCGGTAGCAACGCTCCACGGCCCCCACGAACAGCAGCGTCTTCCCGCGCACCAGCCGCAGTTTGAGGAGCGTGTAGATGAGCAGGAACTTGTCCTCCTCGTCGCAGTGCACGCTGTACTGCGCCAGCTGTGAGCTGTCCGGCAGCTGAGAGCCCTGCAGCTTCAGAGTCACCTGGGACACCAAAGCAGACACTGTTATCACCCCGTTTTTTGGTACGGTGGGACAATAATGAATGTGGACTCCGTGTGGACATGTGGCACCACCTTCATCAATCTCTACTAATCATCATCACAAAGCATGGCACTGTTCAATATTTGAAGTGTACGAGGACAATGGGAGGATGGGGATACACTGGACATGTCACTCCTACCAAGAAATACCTCTGTCCAGCAACACTAAGCAATTGTTGGTACTTGTGAGCAGTTGCATCACTGTACCACAGTACTTACAGGGTTGTGAAGCACCAACTCCTTCAGAGCCTGCACGTCCTCATTCAGTGTGGCAGACATGAGGAATGCCTGGTAGATCTTGGGCAAATGACTGTAAAGAAACAAATCCAGCACTTGTGTTATATGATTGTTTTCCACTCAACTGACATGCATAAGTGGTCAGAGTGTATCCACACAAGGATCGTTAGTTACATTTACCACATTGTAACAAAAACATTCATAAATCTGCCCCTCCAAGTTCTTATATAAATCTGTAGAGAGTTATAGTCCAGGATATAAAACATGTAATTTTCGTGTAAATAGCACATTTACAAGCTCATACCAGAGAAGGTTCTTCAGGTCTGCCTCAAAGCCAAAGGACAAGACCAGATCAGCTTCATCAATAACCAGCATCTCCAAAGTGGAGTCAAGGGCCAGGTTTTGGGCATTAATGTGGGCTAGGACCCGTGAGGGGGTACCCACCACCACATCAGGTTTCTCCATCAAGATGGGCCTGAAGCAAGAAGCACAGTATAGTTATAGTAAATTGTGTTATAAAAAGCATAAAACTCGCCATGTTTGAAAACGAGGATGTTTTAATACTCCCAAAGTTGGCAGTGTGTTGAACGTCATTTGAACGTTATTTCATATCTAAATCTCGGATGCAATGTGAGCTTACTTCTGAGCTGATATGTCTGCCTTGCCTGAGATGTCTGCAACTCTGACATCCCTAACGCAGAAGGCCGTAAGCTGGCGGACCATACTCTGGACCTGCTGACCCAGTTCTTTAGTGGGCACCAGTATCAAAGCTCTGACAGCCTGTTCGCGAACGGTCTGTCAAACAGAAAAGGGAATAACTTGCAGTCATTCAACAGTCCAGTCAGTCCAAAATCAGAGCTGGACACTGGTTACACTGACTTGACATGTGTGGCAGAAGCCTAACAGACCTGTTTCGACGTTAGAATTCGCTGAATGACAGGGATAGCATAGGCAGCGGTTTTACCAGAGCCAGTCCGTGCTCGGGCCAGGAGGTCTTTACCTTCTAATGCCAGTGGAATAGCTTTCTCCTGGATCAACGTAGGCTGTGCCCAGCCCAGGTCAGCTAcagcctgtaaacaaacagagaaatcgcagtcacacacaaaactcaacaGGAATCAGCGTCAATCAAATATGCCTTTTACTGGCAACTAATGTTGGCATTTGAAGGCAACAAGTAAACCGAGCACTTTCAATATCACATGCTAACCACTAACTGCTTGCAGAGGGAATCTGTCAGAGTTCTATATACAAATAAATCTACACGTGACCCGTAGTATGACGAATCCAAGCAGTACAGGAGACATTAATGCCACCAGAAACTCTTAATTTACCTTTAAAAGGCGATCATCTAAACCCATCTCGTGGAACTGTACCACATCGGTTGCCATTCTCCACACGTGTGTTTGTCTCACAGGAGAGTACGGAGAGGGAGTAAGTGTTTTAGTAACTtaggtaaaaaaaatacatcgaCACCTGCTGGTAGGGAGGTCAATATCAAGTAGGATAATATTTTCTTCTCTGTGTTGAACACCACTAAAAAAGGATATTCTTATGTCGTATTAAACGTTATTGTTGTTTAATTCAGAAAATGTTATGATAAGGAGACAGACATTCTCGACATTCTTGGAATTTACATCAGTTTTCTTTGAGGATTATAGTGTGAGAAATGTAGTTAACCACTAGTTGGCGTGCGTGTATTAGCACCGATGAATCCACTCTGAACGCCTTCCGTGTCaatcaaaaaataaacaaaggcAAAGGAGGAAGGAATCGCTGGGAAAGTGAGTTgacgccgtctctctctcttgtttaaaGATGCACTAAAAATTGTGTTGCTGAAACAATACATTTGAAAGGTTATTGCAAAACCTTGAATAGTCTTACATATTTGTCAACCTAACTTGCTGGGTCTGGCAGCCCTAGCTACGTTAGCTGAATTGCCCCCATTGAAAGCCAGAGCTGCAAGCCCACAAGGTCTAcacattcattctgtttttcAAGGAACTTACACAGAGCCGGCATTCAATGGAGGCCGAATGAATCCATTAATATGAATAATTATTTTGTTAATCAAAGCATAGTTTCCACGTTTACTTTCATGCTTCCTACCTAACTTAATTTTATGCTAGCCCTTAAAATGACCTATGCGAGGCTATTATTAGGTGCAGTCTCTTGTTAGCATACCACGTTTATTAAGGGTTTTGATTCTAGAGCGTTTCTGATTAACATTATCAGAAATTATAACGTTCATTTGTTACCGTTATAAAAAATACCTTAACAGCTGTGACAGAATATTTTAAGTAAATAATATCAGGTTTATCCATAATATACCACATTGCTAGCTGACGTCAGCTAACCTCATGCGTATGAATGTCAACTATCCCTAAATAGCTTTCTAGTGAGACAATATGGTTTGAATACCGGGGAGGGATTGTTTGAATACAGTTGTGCCATTCTCTTCAACCAGCTCATCCGGATTCCAAACCAACTCGAAACACTGCAGGTTATATTAAGCTGTCTGCCATGGATACACAGGTATGTCATCTGTTCCTTTTGAGTGCATAATTCGAAACATGAGTGATTGCCCTTgacatggtgtggtgtgtattaATTGTAATTTTCATTTTGTTAGATGAAGCAACGAGTCTTCACAGGAGTAGTGACTCAGTTGCAGGATAATTATGGCATGGTAGATCAGGACGTGCACTTCCAGATGAGGTAAGGCAAGAGTAACACAGAGAAGCGTGTTCACAACACTGTAAGATACATTTAACAACTTGGTGAATTGCTTGTTGATTCTGTTTTGTCTTCATGTATTTTTTCAGTGACGTTATTGGGAGATATCCCCAGATAGGGGAGAAAGTGCTGGTGAAAGCTGTCAAAGACTCTGCTCAGGCTATCAGTTGGACAGCTCAGACTGTTCAAACCCTTAACGGTCAGGTATGCAGCAAACTTAAACATTACATGACAACAGTTCACGATTATCATATCAAGGTTATTATGCACTGGACACATAAGGCTTGCCCCTTCAGTCCCACATACTCACGTTCTACGTACCTAAATAATGGTCTCCTCACAGCCATTCAAGTCACCTCCTCCTCTACTGCCTTCAATGTCATCAAATCAGAAACCTGGCATCCTGGGTAGGCAACCACAACCACTCCTCAAATCCCCCAAGATTCCGCCACTCATCCCTAACATGCAGTCCAACCCTGGCAAAGGTGAGTACCAGGACATACTGTGTGCTGCTTAAGTCTGTCTCTTGCAGTATGAAACAGTAGACTGCTGATAAATGAGGATTGATCCGATGCTATGTTAACTGGTCCttgctcctctttctcacagGCTTACTGCAGATGCCCCACCACCTGCAGCCACCATGGGGGGCTCAGTACGAGGGCTGGGGGGGCGGAGGTAGCTCCAGGAAGAGGCACAACGAGGGGGGAGGCGGACGTAGAGGAGGCCGCTGGTGAGTCTCGGGAAGGGGTGCATCAGCTGGTTACGGCTGGGTGTTGAGGTGTGTGGTTGTAGATAGAGAAAGATTAATGCCATTTCAAGATGAGTCGTTGGTCCAGTGCAATGGAATTCAGTGTCTCTATGACATGATTTTCATAGTGATTATGTTTCTATTCAGATTCATGGTATTTGGATAATCTTTGACATGCAGGTGTTTCAGGTACAATCTGTAGTTGATATCCATATGCATTGAGTACAATATCCAAGAGGTGTTAAATCGCAGTATGTGTGGGGCTTCTACCTATACATTATTTTACTCACTGTTTCCAGTTGTGTACACCCAACTATGAATCCATTGTATGCATTTATTATTTAAACTTCCGTGGCTGAACaaggacacacatgcataccaggatttttttaaatcacaggtGAAAAGCCTTTGGGCTATTCATACCACAAACGTGCATTTTCAGGCCTTGGGGGTTGTATTCTTGTATTCTTGTATTCTTACATTCTTACTTAAACACATCAAAATGACAGCCTCTGTTATCCATTCATAAATGTATGCAGTGTGAAGGTGTCATCCTTTTTCTCTTGAGGGTTTTTCTGAAAGCCATCTGCTGAATGGAAGTATGCAAATGATGCTTGACTCCGCTTTCTCAGGGAAGATGGAGCCGCGTGGGGAGGGGATGGGATCAACCAGAAGCGGAGGAGGTGGAAGGGGATTGGTGACGATGAGGCCCCAAGAAAGAGCACCACAGCACCCCAGCAGAGTTGTCCGCTCTTCTCCTGTTTCCCACGGGACAGGTAAGGGACATCCAGGCCAGTATATCCCGCTGGTCTGAAACATACATGTGGTGGTCTAGCCGCATAAAAATGAGAACAGCTTACAgttgaaaaaaaagataaactttacatttacaattaGTCATTTAGGAGACTCTTTTagccaaagcgacatacaaaggagagaacactcaagctacgagcaatagaataattgaattgtatttaatttaatttaaacttAATTGTAAAATGTGGAAGTGGTCAATGTCATGTCTCTGACTGGTTCACTCATGTCAGAATAGAATGGGTAAAGTGTGTAGCTACAATCTTCAGCCTCAGGCAGCTGTCAGTTCACTTTAGAAGCAATCAAAAgcctgcactgacacacactaacaaattACACGCTCTGTGTGAATAGGCCAGTTTTTCGGCCGTCCAGGAAAGTCAGCTGCCATCTCGTCATTACTGAAAAGCCattgctgtcacacacaaacactcgcagTTGATATAGATCTCTTGTGGAATTTGTCTTTTTAAAAGTACTTGTAATGCTCAAAGACATTACTGATTGAAACCGTTTAACTGCTACCTGTAGTTTGTGTCAGTCATGTGTCTTTGTAATTGGGTCATTAATGTTAGAGTAGGAAGGCAAATATGAAACAGAACAAACATGCTGGTGTATACGACTTTTCATGGCTATGTCTATTTGTATGTGCTGTTCAGCTTGGCTTGTGAGAGTCTGGAGGTGCAGCGCCGGTACCCCCACCTCCcactgccctcctctctcctccacctgcagcTGAGCTGGACCGAGAGCTTCCCTCCCGACCGCCCCCTCGCGCTCTGTGGCCCCTGCCTGTTCCGCGCGGGGGACCCTCAGACGTCAGAGCAGGTAGAAGGCACCGAGGCacctgactctgactctgagttCACTGTGAAGGTGAGGAATGGGTTCCTTTCTGTGAAGATTAGCTATGTAGTTGGGTCAGGAACCTCAATTCCGTGACCATTCTCTGGCTAATATGTTTTGACGACTGATTTGACTTCTATACACCATTTATAAAAAACTTAGCCCCCATGTTCTTCGCAAAAATGTCGGCATTTTTTGCTAGAGGGCCGAATCCAAAATGGCAGCCGGCACTATCTtgtaaaagtaacttttttaccAGAGCACCTAGAATAATGTATGAATACACTTTTTGTGGTAAATTGACCATAAggattgtctttctttctgtgaagATTAGCTATGCTCTTGTCGTCAGGCGACATTTCTCATGTCTTCTCTTAGAATTCATACTGCAACTTGCTGAAAGATAATCCACTTACTCCATTCAGTTTCATAAAGCTTTTGCTAAGATCTCGGAGATAGTTAAAGGGGAATGTAGCACAATCAACAAACAAAGTGGTTGGCATCACTGAACATATGTGTAGGAAGTTGAACAGGCTCATAGAACAGGTTCAATGCTGACTAGCGGCAGAATGCCTCACTGTTGTAGCCTTTTCCCTACATTTTCTGAAAAGCAGTAATTtatctcactctcgctctgcAGGTGATGTTGCTGTCTATGCCAGGGGTGGAGGACCTGTACACTGAGTGCTGCCAGTTACAGCAGGAGGACCAGGGAACAAAAGGGAGCGCTGTGCACCCCAGCACCCTGATCAAGGTTTGGACTCTTCAAGCCTGCTTCTGTCGCGTACATTACAGATTATTGGCATTTTTGACCATTGATGTTCTATCGGTCCACCCTAATAAAAGCCAAAGGTAGCCAGTGAATGGTTACAtgtgtggtaaaaaaaatacCCCAAAAATGTTAAGTCAAATTGCAATATTGTAACATGTTTTCAACTTTCTACGTTTtctactgtttctctctcttcctccccactctctctccctcattttaTTTCTCTGTTAGTTCCTGTTGCTGGAGTCAAAAGGGAATCTGCAGCTGGTGGGCGGTCActggtcagcagaggaggaTGGGCCGAGCCCAGCTAAGGACCCGTCTAGCCTGATCCGAACGGCCGTGCGCTGCACCCTCCAGCAGACAGGGCTGGACCTGGGGCCCTGCACTCAGTGGTCAGTGCCTacccttgtattgttgttgtttttttctggttTCACATTGGACTGAAATATTGTTCTATGTTGTACTTGTTACAGAGTTGTTCCATGTTAAAGTGGAATGAAGTATGCATGATGAATAGGTGAACTCTACCATATCTGTGCTGTAAATTCATAAACACAATAAACCTGTTCATTTATTATTAATTGTAGACGGTACCAGCATATCTACATTTTAATATGTATATCATACGTAAGAGGGCGTGGGCCTTGTTAAGAtgcttttttaaattaatttatccAGTCATTAATTTCTTTAGTCATTCATCTGCCCTGTCTGAATTTCTAGGCACAAAATGGCAGAGATCAGGTATCTGTCTGAGCAGAGGGTGGAGACGGTGGTTCTTCTGCTGCCGGATGTGTGGAACCTGCCCCACACAGAACCCGAGGAGGAGGCACCAAAAGAAGAGGAGCAAGAAGAACAAGAGGTTGGGTCTTCATCTTACTTCAACCATAGTAGCAAGCCAGCTAACCTTTCACTAGTTTCTGTTTTATATTCAACCTGCAAAGTAGACGAACTAATCATGGTTGTTATGCCATTTGCCGTGTCCTGGTTACCTTTAGTACCAGTGTTTTTTAACCAGATTGTGCTGTCtttaaaacatttgtttcaCAATTTGAAATGGTCTGAATGACTTCACCTTATTTGTGTTGGATGTATTATTTGCCAAAGCTTATCCCCTGGACATGTGCAATATCacttctctctgccctctcatAGGACTCGGCCCCCTCTCTCCCGGTTCCTCCGGCCTTAATGGTGAACCCTTGTGCTGGGTCCACCTTGCCCATCGTCTCCCTCGCCTCCCTACTGGAGCCTCAGAACTCCAAGACGCAGGAAGCATTTGAGGTAATCAGAATTTCATGGcatgcacaaatacaaataaaatgctaCTCGACACAGGTTCCACTCTTGTGCAACAAGAAATGTAAGTATTTCACTGCTAGTTATAGTATAATTGCATGGTAATTGTGTAAGTGAGTTAATTTGGTGTGTTGTGGCTGTCGTGCCTCAGGTGGGTCTGATGGCTGAGCTGTTCTGTGAGATGCTGCAGAGGGACTTTGGACTGCAGCTCTACCGCTGCCTCAGCTGTCTGCCTCTGAGCCCCGGGCCCAAAGCGGAGAAGAGTGAGGACGACGCCCCAGAAACATCAGAGCAAGGAGCCAGCAACACCAAGGTCCGTCGGACCCGGCATTTATGAGCATAAAAGTATTTATATTGTGGGATTGGTTATGTTCAAGTACATTCTGAGCCGTCCCCTAATGCATGTAGTGCACACAAGTTATGAGGCATAGAGAACAACTAGTCATTTTGATTATCCCCATGAACCACACTTGCTGGTGGGAGAGAAACGGTTTTCCCCCTCGTCTGGCTATGGCTGGACTGTTTAATGTCAGATAACAGGTGTCTGTtgctgtgtgtatgagggtaAGAATGTTAAACCCTCATGGACCTGAGTGGTCACTAGGAGACTCATCATATGATTGTCTCTTGCTTAGATAGAAATGCACTATATGGCTAAAGATGTCTATGTCTGTTGTACAGGAGGAGCCCAAGAAGAatgagaaaggaaaaagaaagtctGCCAGcaaggagggaaagaagagaaaaggctCTGTGGAGAAGGAAGACgacacagagaaggaaaagaaagacgacacagagaaggaaaagaaagacgacacggagaaggaaaagaaagacgacacggagaaggaaaagaaagacgAGGAAGAAAAAGTGAAGCCTGAGAAGGCGGAGGAGACTGAGAACCTGGCGGAGGACAAAAAGAACAGTGAGAGCGGTGAGTGTAGACGTATGTCTCTTACCAGGTTACCAGCCACTTCCTGTAGTCTTTGATTCCAGATAGAGGAAAAGCTGAACACTTTGACAACTAGTCCTTCGTTACTGGCATGTGTCTTACACCTTAACAGTCTGGTTGTTCTCCTGTTCTACTAtgttggtttatttttttaacttttcCATGTTTCTGTACATTTTCCCTTTCACATTGTAGCAGAGGTGccgggagaggaagagaagaccGCAGACGTTGCAGACAACCATGCCACCAAGGAAAACGTAATCATACCTTTCTTTATGTAAACTCCAAGATGTTACACTGAGCGTATAAGTTCCCTACGTCTGTCATGCTCGTTTCATTTTCCACGTGTCTCTTTTCTGCGTGTGGATCTCTGTCCCATCTCCCTGGTTCTCACCCTGGTTCTCTCCCCGGGTCTGTGCAGGATGGTCCCCTCGGCTGGAGCGCGGTGCTGCCCCGCAGTGTTCTGCTCTCCTGGGTGTTCTTCGACCGCAAGCTGGAGGGGAGCCTGAGAGAACAGGATCTCCAGAGCATTCTGTTGTCTCTGGGCCTGTACCTCACTcctgatcaggtgtgtgtgtgtgtgtgtgtgtgtgtgtgtgtgtgtgtgtgtgtgtgtgtgtgtgtgtgtgtgtgtgtgtgtgtgtgtgtgtgtgtgtgtgtgtgtgtgtgtgtgtgtgtgtgtgtgtgtgtgtgtgtgtgtgtgtgtgtgtgtgtgtgtgtgtgtgtgtgtgtgtgtgtgtgtgtgtgtgtgtgtgtgtgtgtgtgtgtgtgtgtgtgtgtgtgtgtgtgtgtgtgtgtgtgtgtgtgtgtgtgtgtgtgtgtgtgtgtgtgtgtgtgtgtgtgtgtgtctgtgtgtgtctgtgtgtgtctgtctgtctgtctgtctgtctgtctgtctgtctgtctgtctgtctgtctgtctgtctgtctgtctgtctgtctgtctgtctgtctgtctgtctgtctgtctgtctgtctgtctgtctgtcttcgaTAGATCTGATATCAACGTGTCTTTCCTCTACTTTAAAATGGTGTGATTTAAGAGACACAGTTTTCATGAAACGCCTCCTCCTTTCGAGAAACTCCCATTTTGTGAATCTCTTGCTTTCTGGAAATCGAAATAAACAACAGATGACAATCCTGTCTGATGTGGTGccaacctgtctgtgtgttttaggcaATGGAGTTGGTGAAGAAGACAACAGTCAATGACCTGTGTCAGTACCGCAAGCTGTGCGCCCAGTGGGATGACTCAGACCTGCCGTGTGACGTCAGTTTACAAGGTGAGGGAAAGGGCACTCGCACACAGTCTCACCCCATTCATGACCATTCACCATCAAAATGACTATGGGGATGACCAAAAATCAGTCTAGTGCTAATACTAGATAGGCTGCTGAAATAATACAATACAGTAACGCAGTAATAAAGATACCATACCATAGAAAAATGAACGAGTCTGCACGTAAtttaaagaaacagaaacacagccaCTGACACCTCAGAGCTGAGTGATTTAAGAAGATGTTCTGATCACACTATTCACTTATGGACTGGAGAACAGTGATGTGTTCAAACCTCCGTTAAAACATCCTCTGTCCCCTCCAGGGAACCAGGCCCTGCTGCCGGGCCAGGCCAGCACAGGTAAAGAGAGGGCCCCCACCCGCCGCTCGGGGGCCAAGGGCAGCGGCACGGACGTGGTGAGCTACAAGGGCTCCATGGTCAACATCTCCAGCCTGCTGCAGACGCTGGAGAAAGGCACCGCAGTACAGCGGGCCCTGGAGCAGCGTGTCTGCACCCTGCAGACCAAACTTGGTAACTACACACTCAGCGTCTCTACTCTTGTGGTTTCAAAAGTTGCCTTTTTCAAACagcagcagttgtgtttgtgtgtgtgtatgattatgCATGTTTgaatggcaaaatatatctGTGCGTAGGTGTTCATGTATAACTGTATATTGATAgtatatattaatataaataaTGAAGG
Above is a window of Clupea harengus chromosome 21, Ch_v2.0.2, whole genome shotgun sequence DNA encoding:
- the LOC105911831 gene encoding probable ATP-dependent RNA helicase DDX56 encodes the protein MATDVVQFHEMGLDDRLLKAVADLGWAQPTLIQEKAIPLALEGKDLLARARTGSGKTAAYAIPVIQRILTSKQTVREQAVRALILVPTKELGQQVQSMVRQLTAFCVRDVRVADISGKADISAQKPILMEKPDVVVGTPSRVLAHINAQNLALDSTLEMLVIDEADLVLSFGFEADLKNLLCHLPKIYQAFLMSATLNEDVQALKELVLHNPVTLKLQGSQLPDSSQLAQYSVHCDEEDKFLLIYTLLKLRLVRGKTLLFVGAVERCYRLKLFLEQFSIPACVLNSELPVHSRCHIISQFNQGFYDYIIATDEQGLENPTTPVKKEAEKDKKKKKKATGKGGQSKDQEYGVSRGIDFQNVANVINFDFPPTVDSYIHRVGRTARADNPGTALTFVSHTELPLLADVESALSEGTECALKPYGFKMEEIEGFRYRCRDAMRSVTKTGVKEARLKEIKQELLNSEKLKTYFEDNPRDLHLLRHDKDIHPAVIKPHLRNVPDYLIPPTLKGIANPLTGRKKRGRTFNTGSVIKSDFKKNARGKNPLKTFRFKSKKPQASAKATS
- the ccar2 gene encoding cell cycle and apoptosis regulator protein 2 codes for the protein MDTQMKQRVFTGVVTQLQDNYGMVDQDVHFQMSDVIGRYPQIGEKVLVKAVKDSAQAISWTAQTVQTLNGQPFKSPPPLLPSMSSNQKPGILGRQPQPLLKSPKIPPLIPNMQSNPGKGLLQMPHHLQPPWGAQYEGWGGGGSSRKRHNEGGGGRRGGRWEDGAAWGGDGINQKRRRWKGIGDDEAPRKSTTAPQQSCPLFSCFPRDSLACESLEVQRRYPHLPLPSSLLHLQLSWTESFPPDRPLALCGPCLFRAGDPQTSEQVEGTEAPDSDSEFTVKVMLLSMPGVEDLYTECCQLQQEDQGTKGSAVHPSTLIKFLLLESKGNLQLVGGHWSAEEDGPSPAKDPSSLIRTAVRCTLQQTGLDLGPCTQWHKMAEIRYLSEQRVETVVLLLPDVWNLPHTEPEEEAPKEEEQEEQEDSAPSLPVPPALMVNPCAGSTLPIVSLASLLEPQNSKTQEAFEVGLMAELFCEMLQRDFGLQLYRCLSCLPLSPGPKAEKSEDDAPETSEQGASNTKEEPKKNEKGKRKSASKEGKKRKGSVEKEDDTEKEKKDDTEKEKKDDTEKEKKDDTEKEKKDEEEKVKPEKAEETENLAEDKKNSESAEVPGEEEKTADVADNHATKENDGPLGWSAVLPRSVLLSWVFFDRKLEGSLREQDLQSILLSLGLYLTPDQAMELVKKTTVNDLCQYRKLCAQWDDSDLPCDVSLQGNQALLPGQASTGKERAPTRRSGAKGSGTDVVSYKGSMVNISSLLQTLEKGTAVQRALEQRVCTLQTKLVEVQLGKEAQEEQQQGSEELRSRLEQAEKLNKLYERNLKENAGHMLAVIEKMQKMVDQTTSLTDSKKAKDEKV